The Teredinibacter sp. KSP-S5-2 genome includes a window with the following:
- the secF gene encoding protein translocase subunit SecF has product MSKDNVFDFMGKRYIAAVFSILLLIGSVVSLAMNGLNFGLDFTGGTLVELHYPQTANLESIRSEIKEGGYPNASVVNFGSDKDVLVRVQTDNPKLGDEIAQYLGEKSGQNVQRKRVEYVGPQVGEELRDMGGIGMLIALVVVLIYVAVRFQIKFSIGAVGALAHDVVIVLGFFSVLQLDFDLTVLAAVLAVVGYSLNDTIVVSDRIRENFRVMRKGTAIEIINISLSQTLGRTLITSLTTLLVLVVLSIFGGEMIHNFASALIVGIVIGTYSSIYVAANVLLLMKITKEDLIQPEVEKEGADQEALM; this is encoded by the coding sequence ATGAGCAAAGATAATGTATTTGATTTTATGGGCAAGCGATATATCGCCGCTGTATTTTCAATTTTACTGCTAATTGGTTCCGTTGTTTCCCTGGCGATGAACGGTTTAAATTTTGGTTTGGATTTTACTGGTGGAACATTAGTCGAACTCCACTATCCCCAAACCGCTAACCTGGAGTCTATTCGTTCGGAAATAAAAGAGGGTGGTTACCCCAATGCGAGCGTAGTCAACTTCGGTTCAGACAAAGACGTGTTAGTGCGTGTACAGACAGACAACCCTAAGCTTGGTGATGAGATTGCCCAATACCTTGGCGAAAAATCTGGGCAGAATGTTCAGCGTAAGCGTGTGGAGTATGTTGGGCCTCAAGTGGGTGAGGAGCTGCGTGATATGGGTGGTATCGGTATGCTCATCGCGTTGGTGGTCGTACTCATATATGTTGCTGTTCGTTTCCAGATAAAATTTTCCATTGGTGCGGTTGGGGCACTCGCGCACGACGTTGTGATCGTATTGGGCTTTTTCTCCGTACTTCAGTTGGACTTCGATTTGACCGTGCTGGCTGCGGTGCTGGCTGTTGTCGGTTACTCGCTGAACGATACTATTGTTGTGTCCGACCGGATCCGCGAAAATTTCCGTGTGATGCGTAAGGGGACGGCAATTGAAATTATTAATATCTCATTGTCGCAAACGCTTGGTCGGACGTTGATTACCTCATTAACGACGTTGTTAGTGCTTGTAGTCTTGTCAATCTTTGGTGGCGAAATGATTCATAATTTTGCCTCAGCACTGATAGTCGGTATTGTTATCGGTACTTATTCTTCGATCTACGTGGCAGCGAATGTTCTGCTATTAATGAAGATTACCAAGGAAGACCTGATCCAGCCAGAAGTCGAAAAAGAGGGTGCGGATCAAGAAGCTCTAATGTAG
- the tgt gene encoding tRNA guanosine(34) transglycosylase Tgt: MKFELKQTDGLARRGELQFARGNVQTPAFMPVGTYGTVKGMLPKDIEDIGAEIILGNTFHLMLRPGTEVVEAHGDLHDFTQWHKPILTDSGGFQVFSLGDLRKITEEGVSFRSPIDGSKVFLDPEKAMQVQRDLGSDIVMIFDECTPYPATVEEARYSMELSLRWAKRSKAAHQGNPNALFGIVQGGMYEQLRSDSLSGLADIGFDGYAIGGLSVGEPKEDMIRILNHLSDKMPQAHPRYLMGVGKPEDIVEAVCRGIDMFDCVMPTRNARNGHLFTTEGVVKIRNAVHRHDTNALDPHCDCYTCTNFSRSYLHHLDKCGEILGAQLNTIHNLRHYQRVMAELREAIEQNRLTSYVSEFYDRQGKVRPTFAL; the protein is encoded by the coding sequence ATGAAATTTGAATTAAAACAAACCGACGGTTTAGCTCGTCGAGGAGAGTTGCAATTTGCTCGGGGCAATGTGCAAACACCTGCTTTTATGCCGGTTGGCACCTATGGCACGGTCAAAGGCATGTTACCCAAAGACATCGAAGACATAGGCGCAGAAATTATTCTCGGTAATACCTTTCATCTGATGTTGAGGCCGGGAACCGAAGTGGTGGAAGCGCATGGGGATTTACATGACTTTACCCAGTGGCATAAACCTATCCTTACCGATTCTGGTGGATTTCAGGTGTTTAGCTTGGGTGACCTGCGTAAGATTACGGAAGAGGGCGTCAGCTTTCGATCTCCCATTGATGGCAGCAAGGTGTTTCTTGACCCGGAGAAGGCAATGCAGGTGCAACGGGATTTAGGGTCCGATATCGTCATGATCTTCGATGAGTGCACACCATATCCTGCAACGGTGGAAGAGGCTCGCTATTCTATGGAGCTTTCTTTGCGTTGGGCCAAGCGTTCCAAGGCTGCACACCAAGGTAACCCCAATGCATTGTTTGGCATCGTTCAAGGAGGAATGTACGAACAGCTGCGCAGCGATTCTCTTTCAGGTTTAGCTGATATTGGTTTTGATGGTTATGCAATCGGAGGTTTGTCTGTGGGCGAGCCGAAAGAGGATATGATCCGCATTCTTAACCATCTTTCCGACAAAATGCCTCAGGCACACCCTCGCTACCTCATGGGAGTTGGTAAACCTGAGGATATTGTGGAGGCTGTGTGCCGGGGCATAGACATGTTTGACTGTGTGATGCCCACTCGCAATGCGCGCAACGGCCACCTATTCACCACCGAAGGTGTGGTGAAAATCCGGAATGCGGTGCATCGGCATGACACGAATGCCCTTGACCCACATTGCGATTGTTACACCTGTACAAACTTTAGCCGCTCTTATTTACACCATTTGGACAAATGCGGCGAAATTCTGGGGGCTCAGCTCAATACTATTCATAACTTACGACATTACCAACGGGTTATGGCTGAGTTGAGAGAGGCAATCGAACAAAACCGTTTAACGAGTTATGTGTCGGAGTTCTATGATCGACAGGGTAAAGTTCGGCCAACTTTTGCACTTTAA
- the secD gene encoding protein translocase subunit SecD encodes MNRYPIWKYILILVIVIFGFIYALPNIYAPDPAIQVSGHSAALTIDDAVLKKVEQALDEAGIKHFGGELSETNVTVRLYSQDDQLVAQSKVQEFLSEDYVVAVNLAPTTPDWLLSIGAEPMKLGLDLAGGVHFLLEVDTQKILQDDLKSIERLFKTEVRKANIRGVHIDREGMGLRITVDSDEKRTQITEILRDSVPEMDYVKLEEEGKFIALANFKGSYISEKEDYAVTQNLTTLRNRVNEIGVSEPLVQRQGRNRIVVELPGIQDTARAKSILGKTANLEFRLEATPEALSTQKELFSFKNEDEQARFGGAYLEKRPIVKGDSVTNAQLGYDQDTGLPQVNITLDGNGGTKMHRSTRNNVGRRMGILFIEYKTRTNVSTDENGEEVRTFTQIPTEKIISLATVRSALGKSFVITGLDSPQEASELALLLRAGALAAPMGFVEERTVGPSLGAENIKMGVDSVKIGLGLVLLFMLVYYRVFGFAANIALVANLFILVAIMSAVGATLTLPGIAGIVLTVGMAVDANVLIFSRIREEMKNGAPNQTAIKSGFDRAFVTILDANITTLIVAAILFAIGTGPIKGFAVTLSIGIVTSMFTAIMGSRAIVNLIYGGRNVKKLWI; translated from the coding sequence ATGAACCGCTATCCGATTTGGAAATACATACTGATCCTCGTGATCGTTATTTTTGGCTTCATCTACGCGTTACCCAATATCTATGCACCAGACCCGGCCATTCAGGTATCGGGGCACTCTGCTGCATTGACGATTGACGATGCCGTTCTTAAGAAAGTTGAACAAGCCCTGGACGAAGCTGGCATCAAACACTTTGGTGGTGAGCTTTCCGAAACCAATGTGACGGTACGTTTGTACTCACAAGATGATCAATTGGTTGCGCAAAGTAAGGTTCAAGAGTTCTTGAGTGAAGACTATGTTGTGGCTGTGAATCTAGCGCCCACAACACCAGACTGGTTGTTAAGCATCGGGGCCGAGCCTATGAAGTTAGGTTTGGACTTGGCGGGCGGAGTACACTTTTTGCTGGAAGTGGATACCCAAAAAATATTACAGGACGACCTGAAAAGCATTGAACGCCTATTCAAAACGGAAGTGCGTAAAGCCAATATTCGTGGCGTGCATATTGATAGAGAAGGAATGGGTTTGCGTATCACGGTGGATAGCGATGAAAAACGCACTCAAATTACTGAGATCTTGCGAGACAGCGTTCCAGAAATGGACTACGTCAAGTTGGAAGAAGAGGGCAAGTTTATTGCTCTGGCGAATTTCAAAGGCAGTTACATCAGCGAAAAAGAAGACTACGCAGTCACCCAAAACTTGACCACCCTACGTAACCGGGTAAATGAAATTGGTGTTTCCGAGCCCTTGGTACAACGCCAAGGCCGTAACCGTATTGTGGTCGAGCTGCCCGGTATTCAGGATACCGCACGGGCAAAAAGTATCTTGGGTAAAACGGCTAACCTGGAGTTTCGCCTCGAAGCAACGCCTGAAGCACTTTCGACCCAAAAAGAGTTGTTCTCCTTTAAGAATGAGGATGAACAAGCGCGTTTTGGCGGCGCCTACCTTGAGAAACGACCCATAGTGAAAGGTGACAGTGTCACCAACGCGCAGTTGGGATACGACCAGGACACGGGTTTACCGCAAGTAAATATTACACTCGATGGTAACGGTGGTACCAAAATGCATCGTTCGACCAGAAACAATGTTGGTCGGAGAATGGGGATTTTGTTTATTGAATATAAAACCCGCACCAATGTTTCGACAGACGAAAACGGTGAAGAGGTTCGAACCTTTACCCAAATTCCCACTGAAAAAATTATCAGTTTGGCAACAGTTCGAAGTGCCTTGGGTAAAAGTTTCGTTATTACCGGTTTGGATAGCCCACAAGAAGCCTCTGAACTAGCCCTGTTACTAAGAGCCGGTGCGTTAGCTGCGCCAATGGGCTTTGTGGAAGAGCGGACAGTCGGGCCATCTCTAGGGGCGGAAAATATCAAGATGGGCGTGGACTCCGTTAAGATCGGCCTGGGCCTGGTGTTACTGTTTATGTTGGTCTATTACCGCGTATTTGGCTTTGCTGCCAATATAGCCTTGGTTGCTAACCTGTTTATTTTGGTTGCGATTATGTCTGCGGTTGGCGCAACTCTGACCTTGCCGGGTATTGCCGGTATTGTCTTGACGGTCGGTATGGCGGTGGATGCCAACGTGCTGATCTTCTCTCGGATACGAGAGGAAATGAAGAATGGTGCACCGAATCAGACGGCTATTAAATCCGGTTTTGATCGTGCTTTCGTTACCATTCTCGATGCGAATATCACAACCTTGATCGTGGCGGCCATTCTGTTTGCCATAGGAACCGGGCCAATTAAAGGGTTCGCTGTGACACTTTCTATTGGTATTGTCACTTCTATGTTTACTGCGATTATGGGGTCCAGAGCCATTGTTAATTTGATATACGGTGGCCGTAACGTTAAGAAACTTTGGATCTAA